The Priestia megaterium NBRC 15308 = ATCC 14581 region CTTGTTTCTCTTCAGAATGAAGATGAATGGATAATTGAAAATAGCAAAGGGCTATCGATTCATACATTTAAAAGCTTTAAGGAAGCAGAAATCTTTTTAAAAAGGAATTATGCCGCCTGGTTAGTAAGAGATGATATCTTTGTAAAGTATTTAATAAGGTATATAAAAAAACTAAAGCACGGAGAATAAGCACCGAAACATATTTTGATTCATCTAATGAATGAAAGACCCAGAAAAGCTATTAAACGAAAATGAAGTAGCTTTCCTTTCCCCCAGCTCCGCTTGAACGTTCAGGATCAGGTTTGGATAATATTCCATGCGGAGCATGTTTTCAAGATCCAGAAGTCGCAGCGGCTATCTTCATGGAGATAGCCGCTGGTATAGTTGCTTATAGCTAATTAATTGGCTCGTCTATTCGGAAAGATATTGCAGTGATGTTTGGTCAAATTCACAGATTGCAAACACTGAGCTTTCTATAAATGCCCAAAAATGTTTCTTAGAAAATAGGGACATTATGGTAACTAGTTTTATCTATGATATACATATTATCTAATTGGTTTAATCCCATATCCTAGGTCGATCAACCTCCATGATTCTCAAATACTGTAAGAGTTGTCCAGCGTGTACGGATTCATGATAGCCTATCCGCATCAACATATCCCCTAAAGAACGAATATAACCAACATCTGAACGGTCTATTTTAATATTAGTTAAATCTTCTTCAGAAAAAGTAGTAATCATGTCTAAAAATTGTTGATGGTAGGATGCTGCAAACTCCAATTCATCCTTTATAGATTGTAAGGGTCTTTTTTCAAAAGGAGAATCAAATTCCTTTAAGCTGCCCAAATTTTCGATAGCTAGATGATAATAGTATTCTGACTCCAAGACATGACGAACCATTTCTATGCATGTCATAGCTTCTTTATCCGGCTTCCAATCGAGTTTATCATCAGGAATTGCTTGCCAAACCTTTATACTTCTTCTTCTAATCTCTTTTATATTTAATACTATCGCATCTGTTCCATTCATTTCCATACCTCCTCTTATCATCATTTTACATCATTTCCCCAAAACAAAGAGGTGAATTTTCAACTAAACTTATTTCAAATATTCATGGTTCTTATGCTGAGTATAATAACTTTCATCCTTAAACGCTTAATAACAAGCTGTATACCATTGGTTAAAACAGCAGGTATTAGTACTAATCACTATACATGTCCCTATTTAACAAATAAAAAAAGCTAGCATAAAGCTAACTTTTTTAAGTTAGAGAGAAAGGCAGGCTAATAATTAGCAACCGCCAAATCCTCCCCAACAAGCACAGCCAATAATGATTAATAAGATAAACAGCACGATAATTAAAGCAAAACCACTGCCACCGCCGTAACCGCAGCCGCCGCCATAACCATAGCCACAACCTCCGCCATAACCGCCAAAGAACATAAACTTCACCTCCTTCTCGTTCATACATTTAGCATATGATGAAAAACGAAATTTGCTCCACGAAGTGGATAGACTACGTTTTATATCACTATAAATAAAAAAATAATAACCTTTTAGTTTCTTTTACATACAATGAAGCATCCTCA contains the following coding sequences:
- a CDS encoding DinB family protein, which translates into the protein MNGTDAIVLNIKEIRRRSIKVWQAIPDDKLDWKPDKEAMTCIEMVRHVLESEYYYHLAIENLGSLKEFDSPFEKRPLQSIKDELEFAASYHQQFLDMITTFSEEDLTNIKIDRSDVGYIRSLGDMLMRIGYHESVHAGQLLQYLRIMEVDRPRIWD
- a CDS encoding YjcZ family sporulation protein; amino-acid sequence: MFFGGYGGGCGYGYGGGCGYGGGSGFALIIVLFILLIIIGCACWGGFGGC